A portion of the Patagioenas fasciata isolate bPatFas1 chromosome W, bPatFas1.hap1, whole genome shotgun sequence genome contains these proteins:
- the LOC136114645 gene encoding uncharacterized protein, with protein MDNQAFEMHGENLRSASQGKQWPQKEERKGGWSLMKVFLVCLLACVITTAIGVLILSLVYVNNPPFVRGTDGGDNGASSLNPEEKSVDVKFQFLNHLGKSKVYTYPGGEIQWARFRNDVNEYLSDEEMAFGKSINNHRSKMTFGTLRIKSNGLRAPHWHFNANEHGYLVQGTAWVGVIGPDDSVVTTYNVTAGQVIFFPRNTVHWIKNVGPDDCLFLLFFTTHEELQTLDVDDAFFSTPEDIAARALQPQGGVNFIRTFKKQAEDQAINLPSNLNELVQNATYVQSPDNLVWQYFYDLKGSAEYPFPGGIFQWARYRINGTGLNETERIFSESLNKHENTLTLATLRIFSNGLGQPHFHFNANEMGYVISGCGQVGVILSGVTASFNIGIGDVIFFPVGTQHYIKSVCDEDLLLILAYSTGNQLETLRMNDYFRRTADHILAQLFFKEQAEFKNFP; from the exons ATGGATAACCAGGCATTCGAAATGCACGGAGAGAACCTACGAAGCGCTTCCCAGGGAAAACAGTGGCCCCAGAAAGAG gaaAGAAAGGGCGGCTGGTCCCTGATGAAAGTCTTTCTGGTTTGCCTGTTGGCCTGTGTGATCACCACGGCGATCGGGGTGCTGATCCTGTCCTTGGTTTATGTGAATAACCCTCCTTTTGTGAGAGGCACCGATGGCGGAGACAACGGAGCATCTTCCCTGAACCCAGAGGAGAAAAGCGTGGATGTCAAATTCCAGTTCCTGAATCACCTGGGAAAATCAAAG GTATATACCTACCCGGGTGGTGAAATTCAGTGGGCAAGATTCAGGAATGACGTAAATGAATATCTGAGTGATGAAGAAATGGCGTTTGGCAAAAGCATCAATAACCATCGCTCCAAAATGACTTTTGGAACCTTACGGATCAAGAGCAACGGGCTTCGGGCTCCCCACTGGCATTTTAATGCCAACGAGCATGGCTATCTGGTGCAG GGCACCGCCTGGGTGGGAGTGATCGGCCCAGATGACAGCGTGGTCACCACGTACAACGTCACGGCCGGCCAGGTCATCTTCTTCCCCAGAAACACCGTGCACTGGATCAAGAACGTCGGGCCGGACGACTGCCTGTTCTTGCTGTTTTTCACAACGCACGAAGAGCTTCAGACCTTAGATGTAGATGATGCCTTTTTCTCCACCCCAGAGGATATTGCAGCTCGAGCGCTTCAG CCACAAGGTGGAGTCAACTTCATCAGAACCTTCAAGAAACAAGCAGAAGATCAAGCGATTAACCTCCCATCAAACTTAAACGAGCTGGTACAAAATGCCACCTACGTGCAGTCTCCAGACAACCTTGTGTGGCAATActtctatgatcttaaag GGTCAGCAGAATACCCCTTCCCAGGAGGAATCTTCCAGTGGGCTCGTTACCGCATCAATGGCACCGGACTTAACGAAACGGAAAGAATCTTCAGCGAGTCGCTGAACAAG caCGAAAACACCCTGACGTTGGCAACCCTGCGCATCTTCAGCAATGGGCTGGGGCAGCCGCACTTCCACTTCAACGCTAACGAGATGGGTTATGTCATTAGCGGCTGCGGGCAG GTCGGAGTTATTCTCTCCGGAGTCACCGCCAGCTTCAACATCGGCATCGGAGACGTCATCTTCTTCCCTGTCGGAACCCAACATTACATCAAGAGCGTGTGCGATGAGGATTTATTATTGATTTTAGCCTACAGCACGGGAAACCAG CTGGAAACCCTTCGCATGAACGACTATTTCCGCAGAACCGCAGATCACATCCTCGCTCAGCTTTTTTTCAAGGAACAGGCCGAGTTTAAGAACTTCCCCTAA